A section of the Eublepharis macularius isolate TG4126 chromosome 1, MPM_Emac_v1.0, whole genome shotgun sequence genome encodes:
- the LOC129338946 gene encoding phospholipase A and acyltransferase 3-like has translation MENRRRNHKAAELTFPDFVNLEPGDLIEVFRFGYQHWAIYVGNGFVIHLAPPSEYAGAGCASLMSTLTDKALVKKELLRDVVGNNRYRVNNKHDSKYPPLPTAKIVRRAEEMVGQELLYKVTTENCEHFVTELRYGVAKSDQVRDALVGVGIAGLGLAALGIIGAVVKRKKQQNQ, from the exons ATGGAAAACAGAAGGAGAAACCATAAAGCTGCTGAACTGACATTTCCCGATTTC GTCAATCTGGAGCCTGGAGACTTGATTGAGGTCTTCCGTTTTGGATACCAACACTGGGCCATCTATGTAGGAAATGGCTTCGTGATCCATCTGGCTCCGCCAA GTGAATATGCCGGGGCAGGCTGCGCCAGCCTCATGTCCACACTGACAGACAAGGCCCTGGTCAAGAAGGAGCTACTGAGGGACGTGGTTGGGAATAACCGTTACCGAGTTAACAACAAGCATGACTCCAAGTATCCCCCTCTGCCCACAGCCAAGATTGTCCGGAGGGCAGAGGAGATGGTGGGCCAGGAGCTGCTGTACAAAGTCACCACTGAGAACTGTGAGCACTTTGTCACTGAGCTACGATATGGTGTGGCCAAAAGTGACCAG GTCCGAGATGCCCTGGTAGGTGTTGGCATTGCAGGGCTAGGCTTGGCTGCCCTGGGAATCATCGGTGCTGTGGTCAAGAGGAAGAAGCAACAGAACCAATAA